One Ignavibacterium sp. DNA segment encodes these proteins:
- a CDS encoding DUF6263 family protein, giving the protein MLKHLFVLISFIFLLISCGEKNSKPANELSGENKFSFDSTNLKTEGMDNSGKPFLMEYKFKKGDKHLYRVTSISKNIQKLVMDTTITSGVEQNIVYLIDFEVKDVDKDGITEAELNINSIKLNADVNKEKFEFESGKDTDTSKLIQFAEYHSLHNNPFSVTFNKKGEVIEVFKADKISNKFLELKGAADTISVNDRNTIRQELIAGILAPLITQIIRKLSDKEVYKDSTWELKQAPVPMMVYKINYVNKYKVENVEKLDDHRIAVIDASINFNYEGQSKLSQGNVTYNFDKPKSTAEGKIYFDVDQGLQIKSKTKTSMQLNYSMEANTPQGKQKGSRSDIVTNTNIVELLK; this is encoded by the coding sequence ATGTTAAAACACTTATTTGTCCTGATTTCATTTATATTTTTATTAATTAGCTGCGGAGAAAAAAATAGTAAACCAGCTAATGAATTATCCGGTGAAAATAAATTCAGCTTTGACTCAACAAACCTGAAAACAGAAGGCATGGATAATTCCGGAAAGCCATTTTTGATGGAATACAAGTTTAAAAAAGGTGATAAACATCTTTACAGGGTAACCAGTATTTCAAAAAATATTCAAAAACTTGTAATGGATACAACAATTACTTCCGGGGTTGAACAAAATATTGTTTATCTGATTGATTTTGAAGTTAAAGATGTTGATAAAGACGGAATCACTGAAGCGGAATTAAATATTAATTCCATTAAACTTAATGCAGATGTTAACAAAGAAAAATTTGAATTTGAATCAGGAAAAGATACAGATACTTCAAAGTTAATTCAGTTTGCAGAGTATCATTCACTTCACAATAATCCTTTTAGTGTTACCTTCAACAAAAAAGGTGAAGTGATTGAAGTTTTTAAAGCTGATAAAATATCAAATAAATTTCTTGAGTTGAAAGGTGCTGCCGATACGATTTCTGTAAATGACCGCAATACAATCAGACAAGAATTAATTGCAGGAATTCTTGCACCATTAATCACTCAGATTATCCGCAAACTTTCTGATAAAGAAGTTTATAAAGATTCAACCTGGGAACTTAAACAGGCACCTGTTCCAATGATGGTTTATAAGATTAATTATGTTAATAAATACAAAGTTGAAAATGTTGAAAAGCTTGATGATCACAGGATCGCAGTAATTGATGCCAGTATAAATTTTAATTATGAAGGACAGTCAAAATTGAGTCAGGGAAATGTAACTTATAATTTCGATAAACCTAAATCTACTGCCGAAGGTAAAATTTATTTTGATGTTGATCAGGGATTACAGATTAAATCCAAGACTAAGACAAGCATGCAGTTAAACTATTCGATGGAAGCAAATACTCCACAAGGTAAACAAAAAGGCAGCAGGTCGGACATAGTTACCAACACTAACATTGTAGAGTTATTAAAATAA
- a CDS encoding DUF1343 domain-containing protein produces the protein MISKYKLGLLFFIILSVFPVSNIAQILTGTDLLFSENQKLIAGKNIGVVCNHTALLSDGTNLVDTLINMSGVTLKAIFTPEHGFKGSAEAGELINKKSLYRKVPIISIYGNNRKPSQENLKDINLLIFDIQDVGARFYTYISTLYYVLESAIENNIPIIILDRPNPIGGNYVDGPVLDENFKSFVGIAPIPITHGMTVGELANYFIGEKLLPNSDKIVLNVIKCKNWKREIPNQFYSKWISPSPNINSLETALVYPGICLLEGTNISEGRGTKFPFLQFGAPFINSEDVISKLNLLKVEGAELQSVAFIPEDIDGMATNPKFKGKTCNGIKIRITDPQKFESVKFGVKLLHVLNKLYGEKMSFNNSFDRLAGSSELKELIKKKTAPDKIFGSWQKNLAKFEKKRNTYLLY, from the coding sequence ATGATATCAAAATACAAACTCGGATTATTATTCTTTATCATACTTTCTGTTTTCCCGGTTTCAAATATAGCACAAATACTTACTGGAACCGATTTGCTTTTTTCTGAAAATCAAAAGCTTATTGCTGGCAAAAACATTGGAGTGGTTTGTAATCATACTGCGCTGCTTTCTGATGGAACTAACTTAGTTGATACTTTAATCAACATGTCTGGAGTTACATTAAAAGCAATCTTTACACCTGAACATGGATTTAAAGGAAGTGCTGAAGCCGGTGAGCTTATCAATAAAAAAAGCTTGTATAGAAAAGTTCCAATTATTTCTATTTATGGTAATAATAGAAAGCCATCTCAGGAAAATTTAAAAGATATTAATCTGCTGATTTTTGATATACAGGATGTCGGAGCTAGATTTTACACCTATATCTCAACTCTTTATTACGTTTTGGAATCTGCAATCGAGAATAATATTCCTATAATTATTTTAGATAGACCGAATCCGATTGGCGGCAATTATGTTGATGGACCTGTACTTGATGAAAACTTCAAATCATTTGTCGGGATAGCTCCTATTCCGATTACACACGGAATGACAGTTGGCGAGCTTGCAAATTATTTTATTGGTGAAAAGCTTTTACCAAACTCTGATAAAATTGTTCTTAATGTTATTAAGTGCAAAAACTGGAAAAGGGAAATTCCTAATCAGTTTTATTCTAAATGGATTTCACCATCACCAAATATTAACTCATTGGAAACCGCACTTGTATATCCGGGAATTTGTTTACTGGAAGGCACAAATATATCTGAAGGCAGAGGGACAAAATTTCCGTTTTTACAATTTGGTGCTCCGTTTATTAATTCGGAAGATGTGATCTCAAAGCTTAATTTATTAAAGGTCGAAGGCGCCGAATTGCAATCTGTTGCTTTTATTCCTGAAGATATTGATGGTATGGCAACAAATCCGAAATTTAAAGGAAAGACCTGCAACGGAATTAAGATCAGAATAACTGATCCGCAAAAATTTGAGTCAGTAAAATTTGGTGTAAAACTATTACACGTGTTAAATAAATTATACGGTGAAAAAATGAGCTTTAATAATTCTTTTGACAGACTTGCTGGAAGCAGTGAATTAAAAGAACTTATTAAGAAAAAAACTGCACCTGATAAAATTTTTGGCAGTTGGCAAAAGAACCTCGCTAAATTTGAGAAGAAAAGAAATACTTATTTACTTTATTAA
- the ndk gene encoding nucleoside-diphosphate kinase translates to MNNKTLAIIKPDAVSDNHIGEIISMINKAGFKIKALKMIKLSKDAAKAFYEIHKERPFYSELVEYMTSGPCVPIALEKQNAVEDYRKLIGATDPAKAEEGTVRKLYAKSVQFNAVHGSDSDENAAREITFFFNSKELIENFPV, encoded by the coding sequence TTGAACAATAAGACATTGGCAATAATAAAACCTGACGCAGTAAGTGATAATCATATCGGAGAAATAATCTCTATGATTAATAAAGCAGGTTTTAAAATTAAAGCATTAAAAATGATTAAACTTTCTAAAGATGCTGCAAAAGCATTTTATGAAATTCACAAAGAAAGACCTTTCTACAGTGAATTAGTAGAATATATGACTTCGGGACCTTGTGTACCGATTGCATTGGAGAAACAAAATGCAGTTGAAGATTATAGAAAACTTATCGGTGCAACCGATCCCGCAAAAGCTGAAGAAGGAACAGTCAGGAAATTATATGCTAAGAGTGTTCAGTTTAATGCTGTTCACGGTTCTGATTCCGATGAAAATGCTGCAAGAGAAATTACATTCTTTTTTAACAGTAAAGAATTAATCGAAAATTTTCCAGTGTAA
- the sucD gene encoding succinate--CoA ligase subunit alpha, translating to MPIIINKNTRLVVQGITGSEGSFHTSQMIEYGTRVVAGVTPGKGGTDFQGVPVFNTVEEAVKIQKANTSVIFVPPAFAADAILEAANAGIKYIICITEGIPTNDMLKVYDSIRNKEVILVGPNCPGVISPGIAKVGIMPGFIHKKGSIGVVSRSGTLTYEAVKQLTDVNLGQSTCVGIGGDPVIGSRFIDIIKMFNDDNDTEGIVMIGEIGGSAEEEAAEFIKKNVKKPVVGFIAGRTAPPGRRMGHAGAIISGGKGTAAEKMTAMKKAGILVIESPADIGITMLKAIEKLKSKKSTAKKTKQVKSSKSKTKKKSEKKKTVKPKKQVKKVNKIKTKKK from the coding sequence ATGCCAATTATAATCAATAAAAATACCCGCCTGGTTGTACAAGGTATTACAGGTAGTGAAGGCTCTTTCCATACATCTCAGATGATTGAATATGGAACAAGAGTAGTTGCAGGAGTTACACCTGGTAAGGGCGGCACAGATTTTCAAGGTGTTCCGGTATTTAATACAGTTGAAGAGGCTGTAAAAATTCAAAAGGCAAATACATCAGTAATATTTGTACCGCCGGCATTTGCTGCAGATGCAATATTAGAAGCCGCTAATGCCGGAATAAAATATATTATCTGCATCACTGAAGGAATTCCAACAAATGATATGTTAAAGGTTTATGATTCAATAAGAAATAAGGAAGTTATTCTTGTCGGACCAAATTGTCCCGGTGTAATATCACCCGGAATTGCTAAAGTTGGAATTATGCCAGGGTTCATTCATAAGAAAGGAAGTATCGGAGTTGTATCGCGCTCTGGTACCTTAACTTATGAAGCAGTTAAACAATTAACAGATGTAAATCTTGGACAATCAACATGTGTTGGCATTGGCGGCGATCCGGTTATCGGATCAAGATTTATTGATATTATAAAAATGTTTAACGATGATAATGATACTGAAGGTATTGTGATGATTGGTGAAATCGGCGGCAGTGCTGAAGAAGAAGCTGCTGAGTTTATTAAGAAGAATGTTAAGAAACCTGTGGTTGGTTTTATTGCCGGAAGAACTGCACCTCCGGGAAGAAGAATGGGTCACGCTGGAGCTATCATCTCAGGCGGTAAAGGAACCGCAGCGGAGAAAATGACAGCAATGAAAAAAGCAGGAATTCTGGTAATTGAAAGCCCTGCTGATATTGGGATCACGATGTTAAAAGCAATTGAAAAACTGAAAAGTAAAAAATCAACTGCAAAAAAAACTAAACAAGTTAAGTCTTCAAAATCCAAGACAAAGAAAAAATCTGAAAAGAAGAAAACTGTTAAGCCTAAGAAGCAGGTTAAGAAAGTAAATAAGATAAAAACTAAAAAGAAATAG
- a CDS encoding GNAT family N-acetyltransferase, with translation MKFQTEINIRQWTKADFSIVKNILLTTWKNTYSFIPLKDIEKYFYDFYSDNRLLEILNDPFSIGIVAEVNSNPVGWMKLFDNYIEKKLFVSSLYVLPEFQGFGIGKKLLNNAYSTAKEKQYNKVWLGVMKQNVKTLEWYIKLGFVFIKEEPFQMGSTLVTHLIGYKIIE, from the coding sequence ATGAAATTTCAAACTGAAATAAATATACGTCAATGGACAAAAGCTGACTTCTCAATCGTAAAAAATATTTTACTCACAACCTGGAAGAACACTTATTCCTTCATCCCATTAAAAGATATTGAAAAATATTTTTATGATTTTTATTCTGATAATAGATTATTAGAAATACTTAATGATCCTTTTTCAATAGGAATAGTAGCTGAGGTTAACTCAAATCCAGTTGGCTGGATGAAATTATTTGATAATTATATCGAGAAAAAATTATTTGTTTCTTCTTTATATGTCCTTCCGGAATTTCAGGGCTTTGGGATTGGAAAGAAATTATTAAATAACGCTTACTCAACAGCAAAAGAAAAACAATATAATAAAGTTTGGCTTGGAGTGATGAAACAAAATGTAAAAACCCTGGAATGGTATATTAAGCTTGGATTTGTCTTTATTAAAGAAGAGCCTTTTCAGATGGGTTCAACTTTAGTGACGCATTTGATAGGTTATAAAATCATAGAGTAA
- the gatA gene encoding Asp-tRNA(Asn)/Glu-tRNA(Gln) amidotransferase subunit GatA produces MTFYKNHKEKLELIRSGKLGLVDNVKHFLKNIEDQKDLNAFNFVFNDEAIDTAKAVEQKIKNNSAGKLAGMVIAIKDVLAYKDHPLTCSSNILKGFTSLYTATAVQKLIDEDAIIIGKTNCDEFAMGSSNENSAFGKVLNPADKTRVPGGSSGGSAAAVAANLCDVSIGTDTGGSIRQPAAFCGVFGLKPTYGRVSRFGLTAFASSFDSIGPFSKNVEDAALVMEVISGKDVNDSTSIEKVIPDFSSSLSKDKKFMIGIPKEYFANGLDEEIKTAILNIVDELKLEGYEVKEVSLPKTEYTIAAYYILTTAETSSNLARFDGVRYGIRSKSFNDLNEMYVNTRAEGLGKEVKRRIMLGTYVLSSGYYDAYYRKAQKVRRLIKEDFDNTFKQVDLLITPTTPTVAFKIGEKSDDPLQMYLSDIYTTSANLAGIPGMSIPIGKNSENLSIGLQILSQQFEEEKIFQLAKHIQDEISN; encoded by the coding sequence ATGACTTTTTATAAAAACCACAAAGAAAAATTAGAACTTATTAGATCAGGCAAATTAGGTCTTGTAGATAATGTAAAACATTTTCTAAAGAACATTGAAGACCAAAAAGATCTTAATGCATTCAACTTTGTATTTAATGATGAAGCAATTGATACAGCAAAAGCAGTTGAGCAGAAAATAAAAAATAATTCTGCTGGTAAACTTGCGGGAATGGTTATCGCAATAAAAGATGTCCTTGCTTACAAAGATCATCCGCTTACCTGCTCATCAAACATCTTAAAAGGTTTTACTTCACTTTACACAGCTACGGCAGTACAAAAACTTATTGATGAAGATGCAATAATCATCGGCAAAACAAACTGTGATGAATTTGCAATGGGTTCATCAAATGAGAACTCTGCATTTGGAAAAGTTTTAAATCCTGCGGATAAAACAAGAGTGCCCGGCGGATCAAGCGGCGGCTCGGCAGCTGCAGTTGCGGCAAATCTTTGTGATGTTTCAATCGGAACCGACACTGGAGGTTCGATTCGTCAGCCTGCAGCTTTCTGCGGTGTGTTTGGATTAAAACCAACTTATGGAAGAGTTTCGCGTTTTGGCTTAACTGCATTCGCTTCATCTTTCGATTCAATCGGACCATTCTCAAAAAATGTTGAAGATGCGGCATTAGTGATGGAAGTTATTTCGGGAAAAGATGTAAATGATTCTACATCTATCGAAAAAGTAATTCCGGATTTTTCTTCTTCATTATCAAAAGACAAAAAGTTTATGATTGGGATTCCAAAAGAATATTTTGCAAATGGATTGGATGAAGAAATTAAAACAGCAATCCTAAACATTGTTGATGAACTAAAACTAGAGGGTTATGAAGTTAAAGAAGTTTCGTTACCCAAAACTGAATATACTATTGCAGCTTATTATATCTTAACAACTGCCGAGACTTCTTCAAACTTAGCAAGATTTGATGGTGTAAGATATGGAATCAGATCAAAGAGCTTTAACGACTTGAACGAAATGTATGTAAACACAAGAGCAGAAGGACTCGGTAAAGAAGTAAAACGCAGGATAATGCTCGGCACATACGTTCTCTCTTCCGGATATTATGATGCTTATTATCGCAAAGCTCAAAAAGTTAGAAGATTAATTAAAGAAGATTTTGACAATACATTTAAGCAGGTTGATTTGTTGATCACTCCAACTACTCCAACTGTTGCTTTTAAGATTGGTGAAAAATCTGATGATCCTTTGCAAATGTATTTGAGTGATATCTACACAACATCTGCAAACCTAGCTGGCATACCCGGAATGAGTATTCCAATCGGAAAGAACTCAGAAAATCTTTCAATTGGTTTGCAAATTTTATCTCAGCAATTTGAAGAAGAAAAAATATTTCAGTTAGCAAAGCACATTCAGGATGAAATTTCAAACTGA
- a CDS encoding Na+/H+ antiporter NhaC family protein, producing MNKYIFAGLFLLFFYSGAFAQKITSPSLVLSDISFNINGTGFSDTLKTIEIKFISDSYSKEIKVDLAEGSFDTALTIPNAGKYKLIYSGGKQEISVNVIPGILSIVPPILAIVLALLFKQVVISLILGIYSGSLFINGYNPLTAFLRLIDKYIIEAVSDVSHTQVIIFTLLFGGVIGLISKSGGTTGIANSLSKLARTRKSGMIATWLSGLLIFFDDYANALVVGNLMRPITDKLKVSREKLSFIVDATSAPVASIFIVSSWIGYEVGLIQDGLTSIGSSLNAYSVFLDSIIFRFYPIAMLFFILVIALTNRDFGPMLKAERRAVREGLVSSPTSSSNKLIESSELFGNEDKAKWYNGIVPIFSLVIITIAGLIYTGLSSVKEQGLTDYSVKDIVSNSNSYLALLWGSSSACLIAAVMIIAQKILSVKETIDAWFNGIRSMLLAVLILTLAWSIGAVTNEMRTADYIISLISQSIDPRFLPVIVFAVCGLISFATGTSWGTMAIMFPIVIPLSAAVTQMNNYSSADTHLILIGVVSSVLAGCVWGDHCSPISDTTILSSMASSCDHIDHVRTQLTYAVSVAVVTMLVGDILTAFGLSPYIALLLIASVLIGMIYLFGRRADDVSSEDF from the coding sequence TTGAACAAATACATTTTTGCAGGTCTTTTTCTTTTATTTTTTTATTCAGGTGCATTTGCTCAGAAAATAACTTCGCCTTCTCTGGTGTTAAGTGATATCAGTTTTAATATAAATGGAACAGGGTTTTCCGATACATTAAAAACGATTGAAATAAAATTTATTAGTGATTCATATTCTAAAGAGATAAAAGTTGATTTAGCTGAAGGATCATTTGATACAGCTTTAACAATTCCGAATGCAGGAAAATACAAACTGATTTATTCCGGAGGTAAACAAGAAATTTCAGTAAATGTAATTCCAGGAATATTAAGTATTGTACCTCCAATTCTTGCTATTGTTCTTGCATTGCTTTTTAAGCAAGTGGTCATTTCTTTGATACTCGGTATCTATTCAGGCTCGTTATTTATAAATGGTTATAATCCGCTTACTGCATTTTTAAGATTGATTGATAAATATATTATTGAAGCAGTCAGCGATGTTTCGCATACGCAGGTTATAATTTTTACTTTACTCTTTGGCGGAGTGATTGGTTTAATTTCAAAAAGCGGCGGCACTACCGGAATTGCAAACTCTCTCTCAAAATTAGCTCGCACACGAAAATCAGGAATGATTGCAACCTGGCTTTCAGGTTTATTGATTTTTTTCGATGATTATGCGAATGCTCTTGTGGTCGGGAACCTTATGCGTCCTATAACCGATAAATTAAAAGTCTCGCGTGAAAAGCTGTCCTTTATAGTAGATGCAACTTCGGCACCGGTTGCAAGTATTTTTATAGTCAGTTCGTGGATAGGTTATGAAGTTGGATTAATTCAGGATGGTTTAACATCCATTGGTTCATCATTAAATGCATATTCAGTTTTTCTTGATTCAATAATTTTTAGATTTTATCCAATTGCGATGTTGTTTTTTATTCTTGTTATTGCCCTTACCAATAGAGATTTTGGTCCAATGTTAAAAGCCGAACGAAGGGCGGTTAGAGAAGGGCTGGTATCATCCCCAACTTCATCAAGCAATAAATTAATTGAGTCTAGTGAATTATTTGGGAATGAGGATAAAGCAAAATGGTATAATGGAATTGTTCCGATATTTTCATTGGTAATCATTACAATTGCCGGTTTGATCTATACCGGTTTAAGTTCGGTAAAAGAACAAGGTTTAACTGACTACAGTGTTAAAGATATTGTCAGCAATTCTAATTCATATCTTGCCTTGCTTTGGGGAAGTTCCTCTGCGTGTTTAATTGCTGCTGTAATGATAATTGCTCAGAAGATTCTGTCAGTTAAAGAGACAATTGATGCGTGGTTTAACGGTATCCGTTCAATGCTTTTGGCAGTTCTTATATTAACACTTGCCTGGAGCATTGGTGCTGTTACAAATGAAATGCGAACTGCAGATTATATTATTAGTTTAATAAGTCAATCCATTGATCCAAGATTTCTTCCTGTTATTGTTTTTGCTGTTTGCGGACTGATAAGTTTTGCTACTGGTACAAGCTGGGGAACAATGGCAATTATGTTTCCAATTGTAATTCCACTTTCTGCAGCGGTTACACAAATGAATAATTATTCTTCTGCTGATACACATTTAATTTTAATTGGAGTTGTTAGCTCTGTTCTGGCAGGCTGCGTTTGGGGAGATCATTGTTCACCAATTTCTGATACAACAATTTTAAGTTCAATGGCATCAAGCTGTGATCATATTGATCATGTACGCACTCAGCTTACTTATGCTGTTTCGGTTGCTGTTGTTACAATGCTGGTTGGTGATATTTTAACGGCGTTTGGTTTATCACCCTATATTGCTTTGTTATTGATTGCATCAGTTCTAATTGGGATGATCTATTTATTTGGAAGAAGAGCAGATGATGTTTCATCAGAAGATTTTTAA
- the tatA gene encoding twin-arginine translocase TatA/TatE family subunit: MFGNLGTGEIIIIVLVILLLFGAKKIPELAQGLGKGMREFKKSLKDVEDEIKKTDDDVKKTDKS, translated from the coding sequence ATGTTTGGAAACTTAGGCACTGGTGAAATAATAATAATTGTGCTTGTTATCCTTTTATTATTTGGTGCGAAAAAAATTCCTGAGCTTGCTCAAGGCTTAGGTAAAGGCATGAGAGAATTCAAGAAGTCCTTAAAAGATGTTGAAGACGAGATTAAGAAAACTGATGACGATGTAAAGAAAACTGATAAGTCGTAA
- the purQ gene encoding phosphoribosylformylglycinamidine synthase subunit PurQ: MSLKFGVVVFPGSNCDHDAYYSLKKILDYKVEFLWHKDTDLKQSSVVLLPGGFSYGDYLRTGAIARFSPIMNSVISFANKGGIVIGICNGFQILLEAGLLPGVMIRNNSLKFTCKDVYLSVDNRDTIFTSEITKDLLSVKIPVAHGEGNYFADEKLLEELVLNKQILFRYSDADGNVNDEVNPNGSQLNIAGIVNKNGNVMGMMPHPERACDPTLGRTDGQLIFKSIANYILN, translated from the coding sequence ATGAGTCTGAAATTTGGAGTTGTAGTTTTTCCCGGATCTAATTGCGATCACGATGCTTATTACTCGTTAAAAAAAATTCTTGATTACAAAGTTGAATTTTTGTGGCATAAGGATACAGACCTTAAACAAAGCAGTGTTGTTCTTTTGCCAGGCGGATTTTCTTACGGTGATTATCTTCGCACAGGCGCAATTGCAAGATTTTCTCCCATAATGAATTCTGTTATCAGCTTTGCAAATAAAGGCGGAATTGTAATTGGTATTTGTAATGGCTTTCAGATTTTATTAGAAGCAGGTTTACTGCCCGGTGTTATGATACGCAATAATTCCCTTAAGTTTACTTGTAAAGATGTTTATCTTTCGGTTGATAATCGTGATACAATTTTTACAAGTGAGATTACGAAAGATTTATTATCAGTTAAAATACCTGTGGCACACGGTGAAGGTAATTATTTTGCTGATGAAAAACTGTTAGAAGAACTTGTATTAAATAAACAGATTTTGTTCAGATATTCTGATGCTGATGGAAATGTTAATGATGAGGTAAATCCAAATGGTTCTCAACTTAACATTGCAGGAATTGTAAATAAAAACGGTAATGTTATGGGAATGATGCCTCATCCTGAAAGAGCTTGCGACCCAACTCTTGGCAGAACTGATGGGCAATTAATATTTAAATCAATTGCAAATTATATATTAAACTAA
- the purS gene encoding phosphoribosylformylglycinamidine synthase subunit PurS — MFKATVLIKRRASILDPQGVAVEKGAKHLGITNINGTRIGKLIEFDVDVNDRNAAEKEVNEYCSKLLANPIMEDFEFKLEEIK, encoded by the coding sequence GTGTTTAAAGCTACAGTATTAATAAAAAGACGGGCTTCCATTCTTGACCCGCAGGGTGTTGCAGTTGAAAAAGGTGCTAAACATCTTGGTATTACCAACATTAACGGAACGAGGATAGGTAAACTAATTGAGTTTGATGTTGATGTTAATGATCGGAACGCCGCTGAAAAAGAAGTAAATGAATATTGTTCAAAACTTCTTGCTAATCCTATTATGGAAGATTTTGAGTTTAAGCTGGAAGAAATAAAATGA
- the pssA gene encoding CDP-diacylglycerol--serine O-phosphatidyltransferase, whose translation MNRFRLTPSVIPNLFTAMNMFSGFFSIISASQENYVYAAWLIIVAAVFDALDGFMARLTKSSSELGVELDSLSDIISFGAAPSFLLYKTYFYQFETIGIILSSIIMIAGGFRLARFNVQLVGFDKAYFTGLPIPSSALTIVSFVLGFYNNGFSGVEEHFIIPLVIGLSLLMVSNVKYDTLSKYAFKNFKKNPYLILVYLLVFVLLVFFTVKGLFFIFVFMIVFGIFRQIFNYFSNKKSE comes from the coding sequence ATGAATCGATTTAGACTTACACCTTCTGTAATACCAAATCTGTTTACCGCTATGAACATGTTCAGCGGTTTTTTTTCGATAATTTCTGCAAGTCAGGAAAACTATGTATATGCAGCCTGGCTGATTATTGTTGCTGCAGTGTTTGACGCGCTTGATGGATTTATGGCACGTCTGACAAAATCAAGCAGCGAACTTGGTGTTGAACTTGATTCACTTTCGGATATTATAAGTTTTGGTGCAGCTCCGTCGTTTTTACTTTATAAAACTTATTTCTACCAGTTTGAAACTATCGGAATTATTCTCTCTTCTATAATAATGATTGCAGGCGGTTTTCGCCTTGCAAGATTTAATGTTCAACTAGTTGGATTTGATAAAGCTTATTTTACCGGTTTACCAATTCCCTCTTCAGCATTAACAATTGTAAGTTTCGTTCTCGGTTTTTATAATAATGGATTTAGTGGAGTTGAAGAGCATTTTATTATTCCGCTTGTTATTGGTTTATCGTTGCTGATGGTAAGCAATGTTAAATATGATACTTTATCAAAATATGCTTTCAAAAATTTCAAAAAAAATCCTTACTTAATTTTAGTCTATCTATTAGTATTTGTATTACTCGTGTTCTTCACTGTCAAAGGTTTGTTCTTCATTTTTGTTTTCATGATTGTATTTGGTATTTTTAGACAAATTTTTAACTATTTCTCAAATAAAAAATCTGAGTGA
- a CDS encoding phosphatidylserine decarboxylase family protein encodes MFTKYGYNTIGVVFFIVFILIVLSIFSSSNYIRVPLILTAVLLAIFTLNFFRDPERKVPEKSNIVVSPADGRVLFVKDVIDERFLNSKAKMVSIFMSPLNVHVNRIPITGKVDYLKYVEGNYIAAFEDKASEQNERNEIGINSPAGKVLFIQIAGFIARRIISEVKIGESVSIGNRFGMIKFGSRVDIIVPEQWLVKVKKDDNVTAGETILFEY; translated from the coding sequence ATGTTTACAAAATATGGTTACAATACAATAGGTGTTGTATTTTTTATTGTCTTCATTCTTATTGTTTTGAGTATTTTTTCAAGTTCAAATTATATTAGAGTCCCATTAATTCTTACTGCTGTTTTGCTTGCTATTTTTACACTTAACTTCTTTCGTGATCCCGAAAGAAAAGTACCTGAAAAGTCCAATATAGTTGTATCACCAGCAGATGGTAGAGTTTTATTTGTAAAAGACGTAATTGATGAGAGATTTCTTAACAGCAAAGCAAAAATGGTATCAATCTTTATGTCTCCCCTTAATGTTCATGTAAACCGAATACCGATAACAGGAAAAGTTGACTATTTAAAATATGTCGAAGGAAATTACATTGCTGCTTTTGAAGATAAAGCTTCGGAACAAAATGAAAGAAATGAAATTGGTATCAATTCGCCTGCTGGAAAAGTTTTATTCATTCAGATTGCCGGTTTTATTGCCAGAAGAATCATCAGCGAAGTAAAAATCGGAGAATCTGTATCCATTGGAAATAGGTTCGGTATGATTAAATTTGGAAGTCGTGTTGATATAATTGTTCCGGAGCAGTGGCTTGTAAAAGTAAAAAAGGATGATAACGTTACTGCTGGTGAAACAATTCTTTTTGAATATTAA